From a single Acidimicrobiales bacterium genomic region:
- the tyrS gene encoding tyrosine--tRNA ligase, whose protein sequence is MTATTPLDLGSLGRTMDDVVTMAELREKLGSGRPMRIKYGVDVTAPFLHIGHAVNLWAMRDLQERGHVVVFLVGDFTTRIGDPTGRSETRKVIDRDDIERNAERFIEQVGRVLLTDPAVFEVRRNSEWWDAMSIDELLGLLAMVTHSRLIQRDMFQQRIAAGHEIHVHELLYPILQGYDSYALASDLTIVGTDQLFNELMGRFFQERLGQAPQVVATTRITPGTDGREKQSKSLGNYVAIADPPREMFGKLMSIPDGLIRQYLEVYTVVPLDEVAAMAGEMAAGRLNPRDAKRALARAVVERYHGAEAAGAEDEWFMSTFSQRRTPDDVEVVTVPAGTTVLDALARCLPGETRSALRRLVGEGAVRLGGRKLVDPHEVLVVDGDDVLQVGKRRWFRIRAS, encoded by the coding sequence GTGACCGCCACCACGCCCCTCGACCTCGGCAGCCTCGGGCGGACGATGGACGACGTCGTCACGATGGCCGAGCTCCGCGAGAAGCTCGGGTCGGGCCGGCCGATGCGGATCAAGTACGGCGTCGACGTGACCGCGCCGTTCCTGCACATCGGCCACGCCGTCAACCTGTGGGCCATGCGCGACCTCCAGGAGCGGGGCCACGTGGTGGTGTTCCTCGTCGGCGACTTCACCACGAGGATCGGCGACCCGACCGGGCGCTCGGAGACGAGGAAGGTCATCGACCGGGACGACATCGAGCGCAACGCCGAGCGGTTCATCGAGCAGGTGGGCCGGGTCCTGCTCACCGACCCGGCGGTGTTCGAGGTGCGCCGCAACTCGGAGTGGTGGGACGCCATGTCGATCGACGAGCTGCTCGGCCTGCTCGCCATGGTCACCCACTCCCGCCTGATCCAGCGGGACATGTTCCAGCAGCGCATCGCCGCCGGCCACGAGATCCACGTGCACGAGCTGCTGTACCCGATCCTCCAGGGCTACGACTCGTACGCGCTGGCGTCGGACCTGACGATCGTCGGCACCGACCAGCTGTTCAACGAGCTGATGGGCCGGTTCTTCCAGGAGCGGCTGGGCCAGGCGCCCCAGGTGGTGGCGACCACGAGGATCACGCCGGGCACCGACGGCCGGGAGAAGCAGAGCAAGAGCCTCGGCAACTACGTCGCCATCGCCGACCCGCCCAGGGAGATGTTCGGGAAGCTCATGAGCATCCCGGACGGGCTGATCCGCCAGTACCTCGAGGTGTACACGGTCGTGCCCCTCGACGAGGTGGCGGCCATGGCCGGCGAGATGGCGGCCGGCCGGCTCAACCCCAGGGACGCCAAGCGGGCGCTGGCCCGGGCCGTGGTCGAGCGCTACCACGGGGCCGAGGCGGCCGGGGCCGAGGACGAGTGGTTCATGTCGACGTTCTCGCAGCGCCGGACCCCCGACGACGTGGAGGTGGTGACGGTGCCGGCCGGCACGACCGTGCTCGACGCCCTGGCCCGGTGCCTGCCCGGCGAGACCCGGTCGGCCCTGCGCCGTCTGGTCGGCGAGGGCGCCGTCCGCCTCGGCGGCCGCAAGCTGGTCGACCCCCACGAGGTCCTCGTGGTCGACGGCGACGACGTCCTCCAGGTCGGCAAGCGCCGCTGGTTCAGGATCAGGGCGTCGTGA